The Mycolicibacterium boenickei genome has a segment encoding these proteins:
- a CDS encoding wax ester/triacylglycerol synthase domain-containing protein gives MSKARSGIRRDNRLVYLDQAMFDAMRAGNRAQLMQCLWIYEHPVDVEALQRFHHHLGGTFAGRLIQRSPLPFGRHRWIHAPGTEFPMDVEAQPRTRAELSDWTDEQAARPIDPERGPGWRLAVLPMTDGSTAISLVASHCMADGVAGIVSVICASKGESLDFGYPPPRARTVRARLRAAREDAVATARDLPEVFRTIGAAARMLIRRRDELAAPAPVAESIGVTGGDRVVTVPAISVFVDVDQWDARAKSLGGNTYSLLAGFAARLGERMGRCGGADGEVNLLLALSDRGLDDTRANAMTIGNVGVDPTGVTSDLSSTRTSIRAAIRARREEPDESALFLPLIPFVPRRALTRLSDAFVGAAGLPVSCSNMGELDPAFSRADGTDAEFVVMRGVDQNVIEREIVRAGGHLVLVSGRLGGRISISVVGYQPGAENTKDWLRELATQVLGEFELTGMVI, from the coding sequence ATGTCGAAGGCGAGATCCGGGATCCGAAGAGACAATCGGCTGGTCTATCTGGACCAGGCAATGTTCGACGCGATGCGGGCGGGCAACCGCGCGCAGCTCATGCAGTGCCTCTGGATCTATGAGCACCCCGTCGATGTGGAGGCCCTGCAGCGGTTCCACCACCACCTGGGTGGCACCTTCGCCGGCCGGCTGATCCAGCGGTCCCCGCTGCCGTTCGGCCGGCACCGGTGGATCCACGCACCCGGCACAGAGTTCCCGATGGACGTCGAGGCGCAGCCCAGAACGCGAGCCGAGCTCAGCGATTGGACCGACGAGCAGGCAGCGCGGCCGATCGACCCCGAACGAGGCCCCGGCTGGCGACTCGCGGTGCTTCCGATGACCGACGGTTCGACCGCGATCAGCCTGGTGGCGTCACACTGCATGGCTGACGGCGTGGCCGGCATCGTCTCGGTGATCTGCGCGTCCAAGGGCGAATCCCTCGATTTCGGTTACCCGCCGCCTCGTGCCAGGACCGTGCGGGCGCGGCTGCGTGCCGCCCGCGAGGATGCCGTGGCGACGGCTCGTGATCTGCCGGAGGTGTTCCGGACGATCGGCGCGGCGGCGCGGATGCTCATCCGGCGCCGGGACGAATTGGCGGCTCCCGCTCCGGTGGCCGAGAGCATCGGCGTGACCGGCGGCGACCGCGTGGTGACCGTGCCTGCGATATCGGTTTTCGTCGATGTCGACCAGTGGGATGCCCGCGCGAAATCCCTTGGTGGGAACACGTATTCGCTGCTCGCAGGATTCGCTGCGCGGCTCGGTGAACGCATGGGGCGGTGCGGCGGCGCGGACGGCGAGGTGAACCTGCTGCTCGCATTGAGCGACCGGGGCCTGGACGACACCCGCGCCAACGCGATGACCATCGGCAACGTCGGGGTGGACCCCACCGGGGTGACCTCCGACCTGTCGTCCACCCGCACGTCGATCAGAGCCGCCATCCGGGCCCGCCGGGAGGAACCGGACGAGTCCGCGTTGTTCCTGCCGTTGATCCCGTTCGTGCCCCGACGGGCCCTGACCCGGTTGTCGGATGCTTTCGTCGGTGCGGCCGGCTTGCCGGTGTCCTGCTCGAACATGGGGGAGCTGGACCCGGCGTTCAGCAGAGCCGACGGCACCGACGCCGAGTTCGTGGTGATGCGCGGGGTCGACCAAAACGTCATCGAGCGCGAGATCGTCCGGGCCGGAGGCCATCTGGTTCTTGTCTCGGGACGGCTCGGCGGAAGGATCTCGATATCCGTGGTCGGCTACCAGCCCGGTGCCGAGAACACGAAGGACTGGCTGCGCGAGCTGGCCACACAGGTGCTGGGTGAGTTCGAGCTCACCGGGATGGTCATCTGA